The genomic window CCCAAGGGCTTGAAACTGGGTGTGCTCCTAGGGGCCTGGGCCCGGTCTTCCCACAAGGTAACATTTTCTGCCAACATTAAATATCTAAACTGTCGGGGATTTCCATTCACTTACACATGTAGTCAcaagcaaatatttactaagcactcTCTACATTCCCAGTACTGTCCTAAGTGCTTGGGAACCATCAATAAACAAGGAAAACAGAATCACTGCTCCTGTggggttttatttcattttggtttaattggatggggaaaagaggaaagactgacaataatcaataaaaagaataaataagtcaattataGAGTGTGTTAGAAGGTGTTAAGTGCTAAGGGGGTGGGGAGATCAGAGCAGGATAGACCGGTTGAAGAatgccctgggaatgggaggccagattgccattttaaaaagaagggtcAGGGAGCCTCTTTGAAGGTGAGAAAAGACCCAGAGGCAGTGATGGAGCCAGCCCTGTGGCCAAGGGAAGAGCATGCTGGATAGAAGggacagccagtgcaaaggccctgagtcagGAGTGTTGCTGGTGTGTCCGAAGCGCAATGGGAGGCCAGTTTAGATAGCTGCTTTTCTCCTGGGATTCAAGGAAATGGTCCTagtgcttaaaaaaaagacaggaaaaaaaagcttCCAAACCATTACTAGGGTACAATTCTGAAATTGGATTCCCTGCATTAACTGATCCATTGCTCTGACCCAGAGAGGGCACAGACAACAGCAAAGCCAGCAGGGAAAATTGCCTGCAGGAAGGTGCACAAATAGGATTCAGGGGGAAACCAGAGAGCTTCTTACAGTTCCTGGTGGGGAACCCCATGAGAGCAGAGGTGGAGGGGCCAGGTAACAACTTGGCTGACTGCGGGGGGGCCCTGCCCCCACACTGCACTGGGGACAGCCCAGGTGCTCATCCAGCTCCTGCCTGTTGCTCAGACCTCACTCTTCTTTCATAGGGTCATGAGTCATGCCCAAGTTTTATGAAAGCCAAAGAAAGGGTCACAGGGCTGTAAGACCCTTAAAGAGCTGTGTCCCGGCACCAGGACGTGGTGCAGATTCAAGAGCGAAGAAGCATGGAGAAGATCAGCTGAAATGATGGGTGCTGCCCAACTTGAATGAGTTGTGTGGGAAGCCACCAAGGCCCTCTAAGGACAGGTCTTGTCCATGGAGTCCATCAGGGCTGATTCTGGAGAAGCAGTCAGCCAGGAAGGATGGAGAAATGGTCCATGAGAGCTTAGATAAATACAAGTACGAACCTGCAAGAGTCGGCAGTCAGAAGGATGGGAGGGGGTCCGTGCACCTTTATCTCTGAACAAATCCAAAAAACCTTCCTAGAAACAGGGAAATTTTAAGCAGAGTAGAGAGATCAAAAGGGAGGGAGGTAGAGagcccaggggtgggggaagagcagGTGTGCCCAGCAGGCATCCCATAGGTAGCACGCAGAAGAAGGATGGCCCATCTGTGGAGAAGTATGTGGATGACAGATCTCTGGGGAAGCCTGAGGAGATGGCAACCAGGAAGGAGGCAGAGTCTGATGGAGccgtggcagctgtctgggtctccagggtggggggaagaatcTCTCAGTCTGgggtgcccagatggctcagtgggttaggagtccaactcttgattccatctcaggtcatggtctcagggtcatgagattgagccccacataggactccatGTTgatcacagagtctgcttgggattctctatctccttcttcctctccctctgtccctcttcatgcttgctctctctctttcaaataaataataaatcttttttaaaaatctctctcagTCAATTAGCTCTTGAAGGCTTCCTGGACAAAATGCCCTCTTGGGAACATTTTACATTGCAGACTGCAGAAGGGACATGGGTTCTTCAGTGCACATTCCCAACACTGGGTGTGGCCTTCAAAAGATACGGGGGCAGGAGGGGACAGCACCAAAGTGGGTGATGGATGACAGTACCCGGGATGAGAGGGTGTGGAAAGAGATAATTGGAGTTACCTGGGAAGCCCCGGAAAGGACATTTTATGAGCTGCCTGCTGAGACAAAGGAGGAGAAATCACAGCCTCCCTCTGACTAGTTCacaaaggcttcctggaagaggtggccAGCCATTCAGGTACATTCCAGGCAAAGGTGTGCCCAGAGAGGAGGCTTGGGCGTAGGGAGAGAGGTGCAGGGAACCTATAGGGCCTAGTGACAATAAATGAGAAGGAGGCCAGGAAAGAGAGGTCAGGCTCCCACCCAAGAGTCGGTCCCATGCGCGGAGGGGTGGGTAATGAGtagagccaggcatggggctgtgggttccctgtctctttcttcgGTAAGACTAGGCAGCAAAGGCCCAGGTCCCATGTGACTACACAGATTCTCCAGGGCAGCTGTGTCAGACTGGCCTGGTCTGTGAGGTTTCTCACCTGCCCTGCACAACCCGGGAACAGCCTCATGAAGGATTtagcctccctctccagcccagcCCATCCCATGCGGGGAGCCTTCCTGAGCAGCTGCCACCAGCCCTGGGCACGACCACCATCTGCCACAATGTAAACGTCACCCAGCTCCCGTGAGCCCACCCCGTGCCAGGTTGGGGCCCTCACTGTTGCCCACTCAAGCCCTTGTTCCCCCAGGTTTCCTGAGTACCCTAGCGtcctcttccccaccctcagTGCCCAAGCCCATGCCCAAGCCCAATTTGAGGTAGAgggttgggagagagagagagagagtgtgtgtgtgtgtgtgtgtgtatgtgtgtgtgtgtgcgcacgcgcatgCGCACGCATGTGTGTATTGGAAGCAAGGAGAACAAGTAACTCAGAAGCCTCTCTCTGGGACGAAGCCTccactccctcctgcccccaaagAGAGATAGAATCAGATCTAGCTCCCTCCTCTTCAGCAAGCTGAAGGAGAGCAGAGGCTGATGGTAGCTGAGGAGAGGAGGTCTGTGGGCAAAGGGCGCACCCATCTTCTCTTCCCGTGCTCACCTGGTCTCTTCCCCCTGCCATGTTCAAAGGGCCCAAATCCTTTTTGGTTCCCAGCACACCAGCACCGGGCCCACACAACAGGCAGTCAGGAGCTCACTGTCCAAGGCGCCAGGAGACATGCCTGGACCCAGGCCAACGGTGCCCCCACTAAGGAGTGGGTGCTGGGAACCCAGCCCCCGCACTCCTTAgcctcctctctccacccccagaCTCCACCCCAAATTTTTATACTAGTGAAATCAGGTTAAAGGAAACATTAAAAGCAGTCTTAAAAGGGTAAAGAAGTCATAAATGTGCAGAGGATGTGAAGACCACGGGTGGGGCAGGGAATACACCCACTCCCTGCCGGGAGAGGGGTGTAAGGTGTGGTAGAGGCGTTTCTGATCAGAAACAAGAATCCCTTTCCTTTATACAGAGTGCTCTGGTCCCCAAAGCACAGCTTGTGTATTATCCACATACTCCTCTCAATAACCCAGGAAGGCAAGGATGAATTCCACACTACAGACTAGCACACAAAAGCTCAGAGAGGCAAGAGCGttccccagagtcacacagccaaGAAGCATTGAAGCGGGCCCACGGACCAGGTCTTCTTTGATTCCATTGCCCAGCTTGACTGTGATCTAAAGATCTTTCGAGGCCAGCTGGTGAggctgcctgcttctcctcaccAGCTGCCCAAagtctccctgctcccctgccttGGAAGAACACATGTGGAGTGTGGAGACAGAAACCAACCAGCCTGCTTCTGGGTGAAGAGCTTCAGGCGGCCCAGCCATGGAGAGGAGGGCAGAAGCAGGACAGAACATCAGGCGCAGGAGGTAGGATTCAGGCTGTGGCCCCACAGTGGCAGTGTTTGATCCTGGAAGGCTCCCCAGAGGGTCTGTCCCCCTCGGAGGATGCtcctctgctcttcttcccttctcaaaGTTCCTAACACCTTGGGTGCCCGGTTAGCCTCCCTGGAGGCAGACACCACATCTCCCAGCTTTGTGCTCAATGACCATTAAAAGAATAGCAATCATTGTCCTAATAAGTAGCTCCAGGATACACGGGGAAGCAGGGACATTCTGAGGAGCTAGACCCCCAGAACCCCCGGGAGCCAGAAATCACAGCATCCTCAGACAAGGAAAAGCCACTTTCCCAACCCCGTCTCTAAATGTTCCTCTAGGGGAGACAGTTTGGGGGCCGGAGATATGCCCCTCCTCTGGCTGGGGGTCttggaaggaagagagacaaacagaacctatttcttctttaagagcagagggaaagtgcCCAGAACAAGTTCACAGCAGCTAGGTTATCCCAGGATTCAGTTCTTCCCTCCTTGCAGCCCAGTGGGAGAAAGTGGTTAAAGGGGGAGACTTCCCATTATCCACAAGTAGCCATTATTGTGGCCACTGAGAGTGAAGTGGTTTGCAATTTTGCTGGGTGAGAAATGAAAGCTCCAAAACAGAGCCTCTGGGCTGGAATCCAGAAGGTTCTAAGATCCCATGTGCTCCAGCCCTCTGTCCTGCCAGGAGCATGATCAAAATGGTCCCATGGACCGGAACCACCTTCCAGGCCACGGTGCCTGGCCGGATCTGGACTTGCCTGATCCATCAACCTCTGAAACACTACAACTTACTTGAGAATATCTCTTGCACGAAGCCAGGAGGACAGAGGTAATGCACTCTCGGGGCCTTGCCCAACCGGGGACCCTAGAGCTTCCCCCTTGAGACAGTGGCCCAGCCTCTACCCCGACCCCAGCCAGCTCAGACTATTGCAGAGTTCAAATCCGTCTCCGGCTGTGGGTTGGGGCCATCCTACAGGGAGACTGCGAGAAAATTAATTGCTTAATGTATGTAAACGAGCTTTGAAGATGAAAAGTGCAAACACAGTGTCCCTAATAATATCTTCAATACCTTTACGGAGGCCCCGAGTCGCCGCTGAGCTCACCTTTAAGACGAGTCTTTGGGGAGTTGCTGGCAAACTCCCCAAGCCAATAAACAACATAAAATGGCTTTTCACTCCTTTTATGCGGCCAACCCCAGCTCTCCTCACCCATAAAAGGACCAGGGAGGATCAGAGAGGCCAGAGGATCCTAAGCAGCGCACCTGAAGCCTTCACTTACTCCTGCCGCACTCAGCCTCTGCTCAGACCCGCACGATGTCCTGCCGCTCCTACAGGATCAGCTCAGGCTGTGGGGTCACCAGGACCTTCAGCTCCTGCTCAGCTGTGGCCCCCAAAACTGGCAACCGCTGCTGCATCAGTGCCGCTCCCTACCGAGGGGTGTCCTGCTACCGGGGGCTGACCGGCTTCGGCAGCCGCAGCCTCTCCAACCTGGGCTCCTGCGGACCTCGCATGGCCATGGGCGGCTTCCGAGCCGGCTCCTGCGGCCGGAGCTTTGGCTACCGCTCTGGTGGCGTGTGCGGGCCCAGCCCGCCCTGCATCACTACCGTGTCCGTCAACGAGAGCCTCCTCACACCCCTCAACCTGGAGATCGACCCCAATGCGCAGTGCGTGAAGCATGAGGAGAAGGAGCAAATCAAGTGTTTGAACAACAGGTTCGCTGCCTTCATCGACAAGGTCAGTGAGGCCTGGGATGGTCCGGAGAAGGCCCCGGCCAGCCTTCCCCTCAGGAAAGTCCTGGTGTGTTGGGGAGACAGCATGGAGCCAGGCCTGAGACAGCACAGGGAGAGAAACACAGGCTAACATAGGCAGAGGATCCGTTTCCATCTTTTAATTCCAGCAAACTGCACAGAGGGCCCCGTATGGTCCAGAAATGGAGTCTGTGGTCTAAAGGGTGTATGTGCTTCTGGAGACAACACAGGAATATCAGAGGTGCCCCTGGAAAACTGGATTGGGCACTGGGAGCTACAAGAGTGGGCCATAATGGGGAGAGTAAAAGGCTCGTGGCTCCTAGCCAGGCAGCTTGGGGAAGTGGGTGGGCACGGCTCAGAGCCACGCTGCCTCCCTATCATTGTTCTGCCCCTGGGCAGTGTGAGACCTTGGGCATGTCACTTGTCTGGATAACAGAACCCGCCTCACATGTGCGTCACAAACATGGATGGACTCATGCTTGAAAAAtgctggcacacagtaaatgctcaatgAATGTTCACTGTCAGCATGATTCTCCCAGGGCAATAGTGTGACAGGAGGTGTGACAGTAAACCACCCATGGCCAGCACAGCTGCCTTCATGGACGGAGGGCTGGGAATGGGGAAAGGGGAGGCCAGGCTGGAGGTAGAAACCCAGGAatttaaccccccccccaaactgtGGGTCTGCCTTCCAGGCCTCCAGTGCCCTCCCTGCATGTCCACGAGGCCTCACTCTGGCAGAATAGATAGATCTGGCCTCTGGGCTTGGGGTCAGgagttttttttatcattttcttgttAGTGAGTTTGGTTCATCCTCAAAATGATCCAATGGGGGAGAcattagtatttccatttttttactaTCAAACTGAAGCTGAGCTTAGATGAGCTGCTTAGACTTATCGCCGTGGGCAGGTGAAGGGGACTCAGGAGACATCAGACCCCAAATCTCACCAACTATTTGTGTGACAATGAACAAGTCatctcagtttccccctctgtgcTATGAGGGAAATGATACCGCCCCCCACCGGAGGGTTAAGAGAACAGAATGGGACTGATAcatgggcagagacagagggataaaaatagagatacacagttcacccttgaacaacatgggttggaGATGAGCAAGTCCACATCTAtaaggatttttttcaatatatacagtactataaatgtattttcttttccatatgattttcttaataacatattttctctaacttactttgTTGTAAAAATACAATACTTAATACCTAGAACATACAAAATGTATGCTACTCGACTGTTTAGGTTATCAATGAGGCTTCCGGTCAAGGGTAGGCTATTAGCAATTAAGTTTTGGAGGAGACTAAACTTATATGGCAATTTTCAAATGTGTGGGGTAGGGGTGCTCCCTCACCCCCACATTTTTCAAGAGTCAGCTGTAGAAATAGATAGATGTGTGTGTATCTTAGCATGGGTCCTCATAGCACACAGTAAGGTTTCAGTAAGTGTCCCGtgaattaaaaaatgaggaaCTGCTAATTATTGTCATAGTTAAATTTGTCAAGCATTGACCATGTGTCAGAGATGTCCTAAGCATTTTTCATGTATTAACTTGTGCAATCTTTACAACTCTAAAGAAGGCACTATTTTCATCTCTGGTTTAGAAATGGGCACCCAAAGGTTAGACAGCTTACCTGCTCCAAGTGGCAGAACTGGACTTGAACCAGACCTCTGGACTTAACCCCAGGACGCTTTCCCCCACAGCCACACTGCCTCCTAGAGGGCTGGCAGCAAGACCCCTTGCAGCACAGACACTCTCAGCCCCATGCTCCTGCCTTGGTGGGCCCCAGCTCCTCAGTGAGCGTCCAGGACAGAGAGGGCTCTGGACAAGGCTCCTCCCGGgttccctgcccgcccccccacccagTCTCACCCTCCCACCCTGAACGCAGGTGCGCTTCCTGGAGCAGCAGAACAAGCTGCTGGAGACCAAGTGGCAGTTCTACCAGAACCAGCGTTGCTGCGAGAGCAACATGGAGCCCCTGTTCAATGGCTACATCGAGACTCTGAGGCGGGAGGCTGAGTGCGTGGAGGCCGACAGCGGGAGGCTGGCATCGGAGCTCAACCATGTGCAGGAGGTGCTGGAGGGCTACAAGAAGAAGTGAGTGTGGCCAGATGCGGGGCACACAGGGAGCATGGGAAAGCTCTGCCCTCAACCTTCTTAAAGCAGCTGAAGTTTCCTGCCTATCTAGGAGCAGGGGCTTCCTGGAACCCAGCGGCTATCTGGGGCTGGGCCTAGATGTCTTAGATTCTTTGGCCCCACTCTCCCTCTTGAAGGCCCTGTGGGTCTTAGAGTTGCTTTCGTGAGCAGTGAGGAAAGGCAACCCAGTGGAGTTCTAGAGCTCTCTGTGGTCCTACCCATCCATCTCAGCTCACTTTATGATGCTCACTCTGTGTTTTTGCTGCCCAGGGCACTGGCTCTCTTTGGATCTGGGATGCACAGAGGACTTTTGATTTGGGGAACAGAGCATGCATTCCCTGATCTCATTCCAGAGGCAGCGGGACCGGGGGTGGCCTAAGCCAGGCTGAGGCAAGGGCTGGGCCAAGAATAATGCACAGACTAGACCACAGAGAGGACAAGATAAGAATCGCAGGGACTCCATTCCTTGGGACCCCTGGGAAGGCTGGCCCAAAAGCTGAGATGATGTCCAAGCCCCCACCTCTCAGCTGCAACccctctctccccccaacccaggTATGAAGAGGAAGTGGCTCTGAGAGCCACGGCAGAGAACGAGTTCGTGGTTCTAAAGAAGGTGAGGGGGCTGCTCatggggcaggaagggaagggcaCCCACCCAGACAGCCTCCAGTGGGGGCCATCACCACGTGGACCACAgaggcctccccccaccccacacgccctcctcttccctccactGCCAGGACGTGGACTGCGCCTACCTACGGAAATCCGACCTGGAGGCCAATGTGGAGGCACTGGTGGAGGAGTCTAGCTTCCTGAAGCGTCTCTATGACGAGGTGAGGGGCTGCCCTCACCTCCTACCAGGGCAGGGGAGGCGTGAGGACCTGAGCAAGAGGGGAGGGGCTGTGTTGTGTGTACATGTTTGCCCATGTGTGCAGTGTGTGCATGTTTTGTCATGTTGCACAACTGTGTTAGACACAAGAGGGTCACATTGCACAACTGTGATAGACAACCATAATAGGTAGGTGCCCAGGGAGAGCCTGGAGTGCTTGTTCGAGGACCATGGAGCGTGGCTGTGATTCTCCATGTCTGTGAGTGCCTGTGTGTGTTGCAGTGTGTGCGTGGGCTGGTCTGGGAATGTGTCAGTCTGTACCTGGGTCAAAGGTGGGGGCCAGGGTGAGTCTCTGGTTAGAGAGGGGTCTTAATTAATGGACACATCACTAGTCCTGGAATTCAAACCCCAGCTCCACTGCTAGGTGACTTGGAGAAAACCTAGCATGAGGTTGAGTCTTCCCATTTGTTCATTGAGAGGCCCCTTCCGGCTTTCTTATTTTATGATGTACCTATTTGTGAGCGAAGGGGGAAATGGAGCAGGTGGAGCAGGTGTCTTGTGACATGATGACCAGCGCCCATCCAGGGAGGGGATACTGCTTCTAAAGGTGGAG from Mustela lutreola isolate mMusLut2 chromosome 8, mMusLut2.pri, whole genome shotgun sequence includes these protein-coding regions:
- the LOC131838733 gene encoding keratin, type II cuticular Hb5 isoform X1; the encoded protein is MSCRSYRISSGCGVTRTFSSCSAVAPKTGNRCCISAAPYRGVSCYRGLTGFGSRSLSNLGSCGPRMAMGGFRAGSCGRSFGYRSGGVCGPSPPCITTVSVNESLLTPLNLEIDPNAQCVKHEEKEQIKCLNNRFAAFIDKVRFLEQQNKLLETKWQFYQNQRCCESNMEPLFNGYIETLRREAECVEADSGRLASELNHVQEVLEGYKKKYEEEVALRATAENEFVVLKKDVDCAYLRKSDLEANVEALVEESSFLKRLYDEELQVLHAHISDTSVIVKMDNSRDLNMDCVVAEIKAQYDDIASRSRAEAESWYRSKCEEMKATVIRHGETLRRTKEEINELNRMIQRLTAEIENAKCQRAKLEAAVAEAEQQGEAALTDARCKLAELEAALQKAKQDMACLLKEYQEVMNSKLGLDIEIATYRRLLEGEEHRLCEGVGSVNVCVSSSRGGVACGGLTCSTTPGRQIASGPVATGGSITVMAPDSCAPCQPRSSSFSCGSSRSVRFA
- the LOC131838733 gene encoding keratin, type II cuticular Hb5 isoform X2; the protein is MSCRSYRISSGCGVTRTFSSCSAVAPKTGNRCCISAAPYRGVSCYRGLTGFGSRSLSNLGSCGPRMAMGGFRAGSCGRSFGYRSGGVCGPSPPCITTVSVNESLLTPLNLEIDPNAQCVKHEEKEQIKCLNNRFAAFIDKVRFLEQQNKLLETKWQFYQNQRCCESNMEPLFNGYIETLRREAECVEADSGRLASELNHVQEVLEGYKKKYEEEVALRATAENEFVVLKKDVDCAYLRKSDLEANVEALVEESSFLKRLYDEELQVLHAHISDTSVIVKMDNSRDLNMDCVVAEIKAQYDDIASRSRAEAESWYRSKCEEMKATVIRHGETLRRTKEEINELNRMIQRLTAEIENAKCQRAKLEAAVAEAEQQGEAALTDARCKLAELEAALQKAKQDMACLLKEYQEVMNSKLGLDIEIATYRRLLEGEEHRLCEGVGSVNVCNSSRGGVACGGLTCSTTPGRQIASGPVATGGSITVMAPDSCAPCQPRSSSFSCGSSRSVRFA